The DNA sequence TGGAGCTCGCCGAGGTGATCCACGCCGGGTTCCCGATCCGCGTCGTGGACTTCGTCCTCAAGGCCGGGCTCCTGGACGCTTCCGAGCTGTACGGCTTGGTCATCCCGCGGCGGACGCTCGCCCATCGGAAGGAGAAGCAGAACACCCTGTCGCGGGAGCAGTCCGACCGCCTGGCGCGCGTGGTTCGCGTACTGGTGCGCGCGGAAGAGGCGCTGGGCACGGTGGAGAAGGCGGCGCGCTGGCTGCGCAAGGAGAACCGCGCGCTCGGCGGAAAGCGGCCCATCGAGCTGCTGGAGAGCGACACGGGCGCGCGGGTCGTCGAGCGGATCCTCGGCCGGATCGAGCACGGCGTCTACAGCTGACCCCGGATGCGCGTCTGGCGGATCACCAGGCGACCGTTCCAGGCGCTGGACGGAGAGGGCGCCCGCCTGAACGGCGGGCGCTGGAACTCCGAGGGCGTGGCGGTCGTGTACACCTCCTTCGCGCTCTCCCTCGCCGCGCTGGAGTACCTGGTGCACGTCGACGTCGAAGAAGCGCCGGCCGACCTCGTGGCGCTGGAGATCGACGTGCCGGACGACGTGCCCGCGGACGAGGTCCGGCTCGACGATCTGCCCGAGGACTGGAACCGGGTCGAGGACCACCCCGCCTGCGCCTCCATCGGCGACCGCTGGGTTCGGGACGGCAGGGCGCTGGTGCTCCGCGCGCCTTCCGCCGTCATTCCCCACGAATCCAACTACCTGCTGAACCCGAAGCATCCCGACGCTGCGCGGATCAGGGTTGTCTCCGTGCGGGACTTCGTC is a window from the Longimicrobium sp. genome containing:
- a CDS encoding antitoxin Xre/MbcA/ParS toxin-binding domain-containing protein, which translates into the protein MHAIAEKLGGARVLQRDIRSDLELAEVIHAGFPIRVVDFVLKAGLLDASELYGLVIPRRTLAHRKEKQNTLSREQSDRLARVVRVLVRAEEALGTVEKAARWLRKENRALGGKRPIELLESDTGARVVERILGRIEHGVYS
- a CDS encoding RES family NAD+ phosphorylase, which produces MRVWRITRRPFQALDGEGARLNGGRWNSEGVAVVYTSFALSLAALEYLVHVDVEEAPADLVALEIDVPDDVPADEVRLDDLPEDWNRVEDHPACASIGDRWVRDGRALVLRAPSAVIPHESNYLLNPKHPDAARIRVVSVRDFVFDPRLLE